From one Rattus norvegicus strain BN/NHsdMcwi chromosome 7, GRCr8, whole genome shotgun sequence genomic stretch:
- the Tjp3 gene encoding tight junction protein ZO-3 isoform X2, translating into MEELTIWEQHTATLYKDPRRGFGIAVSGGHDRAGGPVVVSDVVPGGPAEGRLQTGDHIVMVNGVSVENVTSAFAIQILKTCTKTANITVKRPRRVQLPATKASPASGHQLSDQEEADHGRGYEGDSSSGSGRSWGERSRRSRAGRRVRMGSHGRRSSCGGSEANGLDLVSGYKRLPKQDVLMRPLKSVLVKRRNSEEFGVKLGSQIFIKHITESGLAARNRGLQEGDLILQINGVSSANLSLSDTRRLIEKSEGQLTLLVLRDSGQFLVNIPPAVSDSDSSLMEDISDLTSELSQAPPSHIPPPPLKSRRSPEDSQTDSPVETPQPQRRERSVDSRAIAEPESPGESRYDIYRVPSRQSLEDRGYSPDTRVVRFPKGVSIGLRLAGGNDVGIFVSGVQAGSPADGQGIQEGDEILQVNDMPFRNLTREEAVQFLLGLPAGEDVELVIQSKQDIFRKMVQSRVGDSFYIRTHFELEPSPPYGLGFTRGDVFHVVDTLYRGSGSGHGHSSHGGLWLAARMGRDLREQERGVIPNQSRAEQLASLEAAQRAAGLGPGASTGSNPRAEFWRLRGLRRGAKKTMTQRSREDLSALTRQGHYPPYERVVLREASFKRPVVILGPVADIAMKRLTTEVPEQFEIAESVSRTDSPSKIIKLDTVRVIAERDKHALLDVTPSAIERLNYVQYYPVVIFCAPESRSALKALREWLAPASRRSSRRLYAQAQKLQKHSGHLFTATIPLNGTSDSWYQEVKAVIQQQQARPIWTAEDQLNGSSEDLDLPGHGLAASSGDLSCDSRANSDYEDTDGEGTYTDREGEPQDFDEEAPPTALARSSEPVWVDDHQGLMGHGRIAAAEVQADSHYTPDQRRQDSMRTYKHEALRKKFTRARDIESSDEEGYDWGPATDL; encoded by the exons GACTGGGGACCACATCGTCATGGTGAATGGTGTCTCTGTGGAGAATGTCACATCTGCTTTTGCCATCCAGATCCTTAAGACCTGCACCAAAACAGCCAACATT ACAGTGAAGCGTCCCCGAAGGGTCCAACTGCCTGCCACCAAGGCTAGCCCAGCTTCTGGCCACCAGCTCTCAGACCAGGAGGAAGCTGACCATGGCCGGGGCTATGAGGGGGACTCCTCCAGTGGCTCAGGTCGATCTTGGGGTGAGCGTTCTCGCCGGTCCAGGGCTGGTCGCCGCGTCAGGATGGGCAGCCATGGGCGCCGGAGCTCTTGTGGAGGTTCTGAGGCCAATGGTCTGGACCTGGTATCTGGCTACAAGCGCTTGCCTAAGCAGGATGTGCTAATGAGACCGCTAAAGTCCGTGCTGGTGAAACGAAGAAACAGCGAAG AGTTTGGAGTGAAGCTAGGCAGTCAGATCTTCATAAAACACATCACAGAGTCCGGCCTCGCTGCTCGGAACCGTGGGCTGCAGGAGGGAGACCTTATCTTACAG ATCAACGGAGTGTCCAGTGCTAATCTATCCCTGAGTGACACACGGAGGCTCATTGAGAAGTCAGAGGGGCAGCTAACCCTGCTGGTGCTGAGGGACAGTGGGCAGTTCCTGGTGAACATCCCTCCAGCAGTGAGTGACAGCGACAGCTCCCTAATGGAAG ACATCTCAGACCTGACCTCGGAATTGTCCCAGGCGCCCCCTTCCCACATTCCACCGCCACCTCTGAAGAGTCGGCGGAGCCCTGAGGACAGCCAGACGGATTCCCCAGT GGAGACCCCACAGCCCCAGAGGCGGGAACGGTCGGTGGATTCAAGAGCCATCGCTGAACCAG AGTCTCCTGGAGAAAGCCGCTATGACATTTACCGGGTCCCTAGTCGGCAGAGCCTGGAGGACCGTGG CTACAGCCCCGACACCCGTGTCGTGCGCTTCCCCAAGGGTGTGAGCATTGGTCTGCGGCTGGCCGGCGGCAACGACGTGGGCATCTTCGTGTCCGGGGTGCAGGCAGGCAGCCCCGCCGACGGGCAAGGCATCCAGGAAGGGGATGAGATCTTGCAG GTGAATGATATGCCATTTCGGAACCTGACTCGGGAGGAGGCTGTGCAGTTTCTGTTAGGGCTGCCTGCAGGGGAAGACGTGGAGCTGGTGATACAGAGCAAGCAGGACA TCTTCAGGAAGATGGTCCAGTCCCGCGTGGGTGACTCCTTCTACATCCGCACACACTTTGAGCTGGAGCCAAGCCCGCCCTACGGCCTGGGCTTCACTCGCGGTGATGTGTTCCACGTGGTGGACACGTTGTACCGGGGCTCTGGGTCAGGCCACGGGCACAGCAGCCATGGGGGTCTCTGGCTGGCGGCCCGAATGGGCAGAGATCTCCGAGAGCAAGAACGAGGCGTCATTCCCAACCAGAGCAG GGCCGAGCAGCTGGCCAGTTTGGAGGCCGCGCAGCGGGCCGCGGGCCTGGGGCCAGGCGCCTCAACAGGCTCCAACCCACGGGCCGAGTTCTGGCGACTCCGAGGTCTCCGGCGAGGGGCCAAGAAGACAATGACCCAGCGGAGCCGCGAGGACCTGTCGGCGCTGACCAGGCAGGGACACTACCCACCCTACGAGCGAGTCGTGCTACGAGAAG CCAGTTTTAAGCGCCCCGTGGTGATCCTAGGACCCGTGGCAgacattgctatgaagagactgACAACAGAGGTGCCAGAGCAGTTTGAGATTGCAG AAAGCGTGTCCCGGACTGACAGCCCATCCAAGATCATCAAATTGGACACAGTGCGGGTGATCGCAGAGAGG GACAAGCACGCACTCCTGGATGTCACCCCCTCTGCCATCGAGCGCCTCAACTACGTGCAGTACTACCCTGTCGTCATCTTCTGTGCTCCGGAGAGCCGGTCAGCGCTCAAGGCCCTTCGCGAGTGGCTGGCCCCCGCCTCTCGCCGCAGCAGCCGCCGCCTGTATGCGCAGGCCCAGAAGCTGCAGAAACACAGTGGCCACCTCTTCACCG CCACCATTCCCCTGAATGGCACTAGTGACTCCTGGTACCAGGAAGTCAAGGCTGTCATACAGCAACAGCAGGCGCGACCGATCTGGACTGCGGAGGACCAG CTGAATGGCTCATCCGAGGACCTTGACCTGCCGGGCCATGGGCTGGCCGCCAGCTCTGGAGACCTCAGCTGTGACAGTCGGGCTAACAGCGACTACGAAGACACCGATGGGGAGGGCACCTATACGGATAGAGAGGGCGAACCCCAGGATTTCGATGAGGAAGCCCCACCCACGGCCCTGGCCCGGTCCTCAGAGCCTGTGTGGGTAGATGACCACCAGGGGCTGATGGGTCATGGGAGGATCGCAGCCGCGGAGGTGCAG GCCGACAGCCACTACACCCCGGACCAGCGGCGCCAAGACAGCATGCG GACCTacaagcatgaggccctgagaAAGAAGTTCACAAGAGCCCGGGACATCGAATCCTCTGACGAAGAAGGCTATGACTGGGGCCCAGCCACCGACCTGTGA
- the Tjp3 gene encoding tight junction protein ZO-3 isoform X1, whose amino-acid sequence MAVRFQVADMEELTIWEQHTATLYKDPRRGFGIAVSGGHDRAGGPVVVSDVVPGGPAEGRLQTGDHIVMVNGVSVENVTSAFAIQILKTCTKTANITVKRPRRVQLPATKASPASGHQLSDQEEADHGRGYEGDSSSGSGRSWGERSRRSRAGRRVRMGSHGRRSSCGGSEANGLDLVSGYKRLPKQDVLMRPLKSVLVKRRNSEEFGVKLGSQIFIKHITESGLAARNRGLQEGDLILQINGVSSANLSLSDTRRLIEKSEGQLTLLVLRDSGQFLVNIPPAVSDSDSSLMEDISDLTSELSQAPPSHIPPPPLKSRRSPEDSQTDSPVETPQPQRRERSVDSRAIAEPESPGESRYDIYRVPSRQSLEDRGYSPDTRVVRFPKGVSIGLRLAGGNDVGIFVSGVQAGSPADGQGIQEGDEILQVNDMPFRNLTREEAVQFLLGLPAGEDVELVIQSKQDIFRKMVQSRVGDSFYIRTHFELEPSPPYGLGFTRGDVFHVVDTLYRGSGSGHGHSSHGGLWLAARMGRDLREQERGVIPNQSRAEQLASLEAAQRAAGLGPGASTGSNPRAEFWRLRGLRRGAKKTMTQRSREDLSALTRQGHYPPYERVVLREASFKRPVVILGPVADIAMKRLTTEVPEQFEIAESVSRTDSPSKIIKLDTVRVIAERDKHALLDVTPSAIERLNYVQYYPVVIFCAPESRSALKALREWLAPASRRSSRRLYAQAQKLQKHSGHLFTATIPLNGTSDSWYQEVKAVIQQQQARPIWTAEDQLNGSSEDLDLPGHGLAASSGDLSCDSRANSDYEDTDGEGTYTDREGEPQDFDEEAPPTALARSSEPVWVDDHQGLMGHGRIAAAEVQADSHYTPDQRRQDSMRTYKHEALRKKFTRARDIESSDEEGYDWGPATDL is encoded by the exons GACTGGGGACCACATCGTCATGGTGAATGGTGTCTCTGTGGAGAATGTCACATCTGCTTTTGCCATCCAGATCCTTAAGACCTGCACCAAAACAGCCAACATT ACAGTGAAGCGTCCCCGAAGGGTCCAACTGCCTGCCACCAAGGCTAGCCCAGCTTCTGGCCACCAGCTCTCAGACCAGGAGGAAGCTGACCATGGCCGGGGCTATGAGGGGGACTCCTCCAGTGGCTCAGGTCGATCTTGGGGTGAGCGTTCTCGCCGGTCCAGGGCTGGTCGCCGCGTCAGGATGGGCAGCCATGGGCGCCGGAGCTCTTGTGGAGGTTCTGAGGCCAATGGTCTGGACCTGGTATCTGGCTACAAGCGCTTGCCTAAGCAGGATGTGCTAATGAGACCGCTAAAGTCCGTGCTGGTGAAACGAAGAAACAGCGAAG AGTTTGGAGTGAAGCTAGGCAGTCAGATCTTCATAAAACACATCACAGAGTCCGGCCTCGCTGCTCGGAACCGTGGGCTGCAGGAGGGAGACCTTATCTTACAG ATCAACGGAGTGTCCAGTGCTAATCTATCCCTGAGTGACACACGGAGGCTCATTGAGAAGTCAGAGGGGCAGCTAACCCTGCTGGTGCTGAGGGACAGTGGGCAGTTCCTGGTGAACATCCCTCCAGCAGTGAGTGACAGCGACAGCTCCCTAATGGAAG ACATCTCAGACCTGACCTCGGAATTGTCCCAGGCGCCCCCTTCCCACATTCCACCGCCACCTCTGAAGAGTCGGCGGAGCCCTGAGGACAGCCAGACGGATTCCCCAGT GGAGACCCCACAGCCCCAGAGGCGGGAACGGTCGGTGGATTCAAGAGCCATCGCTGAACCAG AGTCTCCTGGAGAAAGCCGCTATGACATTTACCGGGTCCCTAGTCGGCAGAGCCTGGAGGACCGTGG CTACAGCCCCGACACCCGTGTCGTGCGCTTCCCCAAGGGTGTGAGCATTGGTCTGCGGCTGGCCGGCGGCAACGACGTGGGCATCTTCGTGTCCGGGGTGCAGGCAGGCAGCCCCGCCGACGGGCAAGGCATCCAGGAAGGGGATGAGATCTTGCAG GTGAATGATATGCCATTTCGGAACCTGACTCGGGAGGAGGCTGTGCAGTTTCTGTTAGGGCTGCCTGCAGGGGAAGACGTGGAGCTGGTGATACAGAGCAAGCAGGACA TCTTCAGGAAGATGGTCCAGTCCCGCGTGGGTGACTCCTTCTACATCCGCACACACTTTGAGCTGGAGCCAAGCCCGCCCTACGGCCTGGGCTTCACTCGCGGTGATGTGTTCCACGTGGTGGACACGTTGTACCGGGGCTCTGGGTCAGGCCACGGGCACAGCAGCCATGGGGGTCTCTGGCTGGCGGCCCGAATGGGCAGAGATCTCCGAGAGCAAGAACGAGGCGTCATTCCCAACCAGAGCAG GGCCGAGCAGCTGGCCAGTTTGGAGGCCGCGCAGCGGGCCGCGGGCCTGGGGCCAGGCGCCTCAACAGGCTCCAACCCACGGGCCGAGTTCTGGCGACTCCGAGGTCTCCGGCGAGGGGCCAAGAAGACAATGACCCAGCGGAGCCGCGAGGACCTGTCGGCGCTGACCAGGCAGGGACACTACCCACCCTACGAGCGAGTCGTGCTACGAGAAG CCAGTTTTAAGCGCCCCGTGGTGATCCTAGGACCCGTGGCAgacattgctatgaagagactgACAACAGAGGTGCCAGAGCAGTTTGAGATTGCAG AAAGCGTGTCCCGGACTGACAGCCCATCCAAGATCATCAAATTGGACACAGTGCGGGTGATCGCAGAGAGG GACAAGCACGCACTCCTGGATGTCACCCCCTCTGCCATCGAGCGCCTCAACTACGTGCAGTACTACCCTGTCGTCATCTTCTGTGCTCCGGAGAGCCGGTCAGCGCTCAAGGCCCTTCGCGAGTGGCTGGCCCCCGCCTCTCGCCGCAGCAGCCGCCGCCTGTATGCGCAGGCCCAGAAGCTGCAGAAACACAGTGGCCACCTCTTCACCG CCACCATTCCCCTGAATGGCACTAGTGACTCCTGGTACCAGGAAGTCAAGGCTGTCATACAGCAACAGCAGGCGCGACCGATCTGGACTGCGGAGGACCAG CTGAATGGCTCATCCGAGGACCTTGACCTGCCGGGCCATGGGCTGGCCGCCAGCTCTGGAGACCTCAGCTGTGACAGTCGGGCTAACAGCGACTACGAAGACACCGATGGGGAGGGCACCTATACGGATAGAGAGGGCGAACCCCAGGATTTCGATGAGGAAGCCCCACCCACGGCCCTGGCCCGGTCCTCAGAGCCTGTGTGGGTAGATGACCACCAGGGGCTGATGGGTCATGGGAGGATCGCAGCCGCGGAGGTGCAG GCCGACAGCCACTACACCCCGGACCAGCGGCGCCAAGACAGCATGCG GACCTacaagcatgaggccctgagaAAGAAGTTCACAAGAGCCCGGGACATCGAATCCTCTGACGAAGAAGGCTATGACTGGGGCCCAGCCACCGACCTGTGA
- the Tjp3 gene encoding tight junction protein ZO-3: MAVADMEELTIWEQHTATLYKDPRRGFGIAVSGGHDRAGGPVVVSDVVPGGPAEGRLQTGDHIVMVNGVSVENVTSAFAIQILKTCTKTANITVKRPRRVQLPATKASPASGHQLSDQEEADHGRGYEGDSSSGSGRSWGERSRRSRAGRRVRMGSHGRRSSCGGSEANGLDLVSGYKRLPKQDVLMRPLKSVLVKRRNSEEFGVKLGSQIFIKHITESGLAARNRGLQEGDLILQINGVSSANLSLSDTRRLIEKSEGQLTLLVLRDSGQFLVNIPPAVSDSDSSLMEDISDLTSELSQAPPSHIPPPPLKSRRSPEDSQTDSPVETPQPQRRERSVDSRAIAEPESPGESRYDIYRVPSRQSLEDRGYSPDTRVVRFPKGVSIGLRLAGGNDVGIFVSGVQAGSPADGQGIQEGDEILQVNDMPFRNLTREEAVQFLLGLPAGEDVELVIQSKQDIFRKMVQSRVGDSFYIRTHFELEPSPPYGLGFTRGDVFHVVDTLYRGSGSGHGHSSHGGLWLAARMGRDLREQERGVIPNQSRAEQLASLEAAQRAAGLGPGASTGSNPRAEFWRLRGLRRGAKKTMTQRSREDLSALTRQGHYPPYERVVLREASFKRPVVILGPVADIAMKRLTTEVPEQFEIAESVSRTDSPSKIIKLDTVRVIAERDKHALLDVTPSAIERLNYVQYYPVVIFCAPESRSALKALREWLAPASRRSSRRLYAQAQKLQKHSGHLFTATIPLNGTSDSWYQEVKAVIQQQQARPIWTAEDQLNGSSEDLDLPGHGLAASSGDLSCDSRANSDYEDTDGEGTYTDREGEPQDFDEEAPPTALARSSEPVWVDDHQGLMGHGRIAAAEVQADSHYTPDQRRQDSMRTYKHEALRKKFTRARDIESSDEEGYDWGPATDL; the protein is encoded by the exons GACTGGGGACCACATCGTCATGGTGAATGGTGTCTCTGTGGAGAATGTCACATCTGCTTTTGCCATCCAGATCCTTAAGACCTGCACCAAAACAGCCAACATT ACAGTGAAGCGTCCCCGAAGGGTCCAACTGCCTGCCACCAAGGCTAGCCCAGCTTCTGGCCACCAGCTCTCAGACCAGGAGGAAGCTGACCATGGCCGGGGCTATGAGGGGGACTCCTCCAGTGGCTCAGGTCGATCTTGGGGTGAGCGTTCTCGCCGGTCCAGGGCTGGTCGCCGCGTCAGGATGGGCAGCCATGGGCGCCGGAGCTCTTGTGGAGGTTCTGAGGCCAATGGTCTGGACCTGGTATCTGGCTACAAGCGCTTGCCTAAGCAGGATGTGCTAATGAGACCGCTAAAGTCCGTGCTGGTGAAACGAAGAAACAGCGAAG AGTTTGGAGTGAAGCTAGGCAGTCAGATCTTCATAAAACACATCACAGAGTCCGGCCTCGCTGCTCGGAACCGTGGGCTGCAGGAGGGAGACCTTATCTTACAG ATCAACGGAGTGTCCAGTGCTAATCTATCCCTGAGTGACACACGGAGGCTCATTGAGAAGTCAGAGGGGCAGCTAACCCTGCTGGTGCTGAGGGACAGTGGGCAGTTCCTGGTGAACATCCCTCCAGCAGTGAGTGACAGCGACAGCTCCCTAATGGAAG ACATCTCAGACCTGACCTCGGAATTGTCCCAGGCGCCCCCTTCCCACATTCCACCGCCACCTCTGAAGAGTCGGCGGAGCCCTGAGGACAGCCAGACGGATTCCCCAGT GGAGACCCCACAGCCCCAGAGGCGGGAACGGTCGGTGGATTCAAGAGCCATCGCTGAACCAG AGTCTCCTGGAGAAAGCCGCTATGACATTTACCGGGTCCCTAGTCGGCAGAGCCTGGAGGACCGTGG CTACAGCCCCGACACCCGTGTCGTGCGCTTCCCCAAGGGTGTGAGCATTGGTCTGCGGCTGGCCGGCGGCAACGACGTGGGCATCTTCGTGTCCGGGGTGCAGGCAGGCAGCCCCGCCGACGGGCAAGGCATCCAGGAAGGGGATGAGATCTTGCAG GTGAATGATATGCCATTTCGGAACCTGACTCGGGAGGAGGCTGTGCAGTTTCTGTTAGGGCTGCCTGCAGGGGAAGACGTGGAGCTGGTGATACAGAGCAAGCAGGACA TCTTCAGGAAGATGGTCCAGTCCCGCGTGGGTGACTCCTTCTACATCCGCACACACTTTGAGCTGGAGCCAAGCCCGCCCTACGGCCTGGGCTTCACTCGCGGTGATGTGTTCCACGTGGTGGACACGTTGTACCGGGGCTCTGGGTCAGGCCACGGGCACAGCAGCCATGGGGGTCTCTGGCTGGCGGCCCGAATGGGCAGAGATCTCCGAGAGCAAGAACGAGGCGTCATTCCCAACCAGAGCAG GGCCGAGCAGCTGGCCAGTTTGGAGGCCGCGCAGCGGGCCGCGGGCCTGGGGCCAGGCGCCTCAACAGGCTCCAACCCACGGGCCGAGTTCTGGCGACTCCGAGGTCTCCGGCGAGGGGCCAAGAAGACAATGACCCAGCGGAGCCGCGAGGACCTGTCGGCGCTGACCAGGCAGGGACACTACCCACCCTACGAGCGAGTCGTGCTACGAGAAG CCAGTTTTAAGCGCCCCGTGGTGATCCTAGGACCCGTGGCAgacattgctatgaagagactgACAACAGAGGTGCCAGAGCAGTTTGAGATTGCAG AAAGCGTGTCCCGGACTGACAGCCCATCCAAGATCATCAAATTGGACACAGTGCGGGTGATCGCAGAGAGG GACAAGCACGCACTCCTGGATGTCACCCCCTCTGCCATCGAGCGCCTCAACTACGTGCAGTACTACCCTGTCGTCATCTTCTGTGCTCCGGAGAGCCGGTCAGCGCTCAAGGCCCTTCGCGAGTGGCTGGCCCCCGCCTCTCGCCGCAGCAGCCGCCGCCTGTATGCGCAGGCCCAGAAGCTGCAGAAACACAGTGGCCACCTCTTCACCG CCACCATTCCCCTGAATGGCACTAGTGACTCCTGGTACCAGGAAGTCAAGGCTGTCATACAGCAACAGCAGGCGCGACCGATCTGGACTGCGGAGGACCAG CTGAATGGCTCATCCGAGGACCTTGACCTGCCGGGCCATGGGCTGGCCGCCAGCTCTGGAGACCTCAGCTGTGACAGTCGGGCTAACAGCGACTACGAAGACACCGATGGGGAGGGCACCTATACGGATAGAGAGGGCGAACCCCAGGATTTCGATGAGGAAGCCCCACCCACGGCCCTGGCCCGGTCCTCAGAGCCTGTGTGGGTAGATGACCACCAGGGGCTGATGGGTCATGGGAGGATCGCAGCCGCGGAGGTGCAG GCCGACAGCCACTACACCCCGGACCAGCGGCGCCAAGACAGCATGCG GACCTacaagcatgaggccctgagaAAGAAGTTCACAAGAGCCCGGGACATCGAATCCTCTGACGAAGAAGGCTATGACTGGGGCCCAGCCACCGACCTGTGA